In Leptospira brenneri, a single genomic region encodes these proteins:
- a CDS encoding NAD-dependent succinate-semialdehyde dehydrogenase, protein MKYIKDKDLFRQENFIGGVWCPSENKKEILVHNPANGEIIGNIPHSEEKDTIRAIQSAKEALNDWKSRPAKERAGILRKWFQLMIDNQEDLALIMTQEQGKPLTEARGEIAYAASYIEWFGEEAKRSYGDIIPSHRKDTRILVLKEPIGVVGTITPWNFPAAMLARKVAPALAAGCTVVSKPAELTPYSALAMAVLAERAGLPKGVWNVLVGDPISIGKTILESKEVRKLSFTGSTKTGIYLMEKSAATLKKLSLELGGNAPFIVFEDADMDEAIKGAMLSKYRNTGQTCVCVNRFLVQTSVAEIFAKKLAEKAKELIVANGMEPNAQQGPLINDAALEKVKTHIADAVSKGAKVLTGGKEHTLGGNFFEPTVLYPVSSSMIVTQEETFGPVSCIQTFQTEEEAIRLANDTDFGLASYLYTKDMARTFRVAEQLEYGMVGINEGLISSEQVPFGGVKFSGMGREGSKYGLDDYTVTKYLCLGGIK, encoded by the coding sequence ATGAAATACATCAAAGACAAAGACCTTTTTCGACAAGAAAACTTCATTGGTGGGGTATGGTGCCCTTCTGAAAATAAAAAAGAAATTTTAGTACATAACCCCGCAAACGGTGAGATCATCGGGAACATACCTCACTCAGAGGAAAAAGACACGATTCGTGCCATTCAATCAGCGAAAGAAGCACTGAATGATTGGAAATCACGTCCCGCAAAAGAACGAGCAGGAATTTTACGCAAATGGTTCCAACTCATGATAGACAACCAAGAAGATCTTGCTCTCATCATGACTCAAGAACAAGGAAAACCGCTAACAGAAGCTAGGGGAGAAATTGCCTATGCTGCATCATACATCGAATGGTTTGGTGAAGAAGCAAAACGTTCCTATGGTGATATCATTCCTTCCCATAGAAAAGATACAAGGATTTTGGTTTTAAAAGAACCCATTGGAGTGGTGGGAACCATTACACCTTGGAATTTTCCTGCGGCGATGCTTGCAAGGAAAGTAGCACCCGCACTCGCTGCAGGATGCACTGTTGTTTCGAAACCAGCAGAACTCACACCCTACTCTGCACTTGCGATGGCAGTGCTTGCTGAAAGAGCAGGACTTCCTAAAGGCGTATGGAACGTGTTAGTGGGAGATCCAATTTCGATCGGAAAAACAATTTTAGAAAGTAAAGAAGTTCGTAAACTTAGTTTTACTGGATCCACAAAAACTGGAATTTATTTAATGGAAAAATCAGCGGCTACCTTAAAAAAACTCTCACTAGAGTTAGGTGGCAATGCTCCTTTTATTGTTTTTGAAGATGCGGATATGGATGAGGCCATCAAAGGGGCCATGCTCTCCAAATACAGGAACACAGGACAAACTTGTGTGTGTGTGAATCGTTTTCTAGTCCAAACTTCAGTTGCGGAAATATTTGCAAAGAAACTAGCAGAAAAAGCCAAAGAACTCATAGTTGCCAACGGAATGGAACCCAATGCCCAACAAGGCCCACTCATCAATGATGCGGCACTTGAAAAAGTAAAAACTCATATTGCTGATGCCGTATCCAAGGGAGCCAAAGTCCTAACCGGAGGGAAAGAACATACTCTAGGTGGAAATTTTTTTGAACCAACAGTTTTGTATCCGGTAAGTTCTTCCATGATCGTAACTCAAGAAGAAACCTTTGGGCCTGTTTCGTGTATCCAAACCTTCCAAACAGAAGAAGAAGCCATTCGCCTTGCAAACGATACCGACTTTGGACTTGCTTCCTATTTATATACAAAAGATATGGCTCGCACTTTTAGAGTCGCCGAACAATTAGAATACGGGATGGTGGGAATTAACGAAGGACTCATTTCTTCAGAACAAGTTCCCTTTGGTGGAGTCAAATTCTCTGGAATGGGACGCGAAGGCTCTAAATACGGACTCGATGATTATACAGTAACCAAATATCTCTGCCTCGGAGGAATCAAATGA
- a CDS encoding LIC_11490 family protein, producing MIKRFAVWQDNIGSMLFAAFAMILVGVLCFLYVALSPQKSKPASYTPRKPQTSGQYRMPQGPSVSPQLDERIRKERAISDDRHLSYSLPEEPTPSVVQKSEVLRPTGDGNLEEEPPTAKESRFQIEGTLFLDYSGKLTFGEESSDIDSMEDGLKNFKRIGSGSLREENGKFLFHSGNVTYTYTPEELEQVVLHNQGIVFLLKETKAPKPVFFTKDIDTFKDFLKQAALV from the coding sequence GTGATCAAGAGATTCGCTGTTTGGCAAGATAATATAGGTAGTATGTTGTTTGCTGCCTTTGCTATGATCCTTGTGGGTGTCCTATGTTTTCTGTACGTAGCTCTTTCTCCACAAAAATCGAAGCCTGCATCTTACACTCCCAGAAAACCCCAAACTTCCGGTCAATACCGCATGCCGCAAGGCCCTTCAGTCTCTCCCCAACTGGACGAACGAATTCGAAAAGAACGGGCCATTTCTGATGACCGTCACCTTTCCTATTCTTTGCCTGAAGAACCAACTCCTTCGGTAGTTCAAAAATCGGAAGTTTTGCGCCCCACAGGGGATGGAAATCTGGAAGAGGAACCTCCTACCGCCAAAGAAAGTAGATTCCAAATTGAAGGAACTTTGTTTTTAGATTATTCCGGTAAACTTACGTTTGGTGAAGAGTCTTCGGATATTGATTCTATGGAAGATGGACTGAAAAACTTCAAACGAATCGGTTCGGGAAGTTTAAGAGAAGAGAATGGGAAGTTTTTATTCCATTCTGGAAATGTAACTTATACATACACCCCAGAAGAATTGGAGCAAGTGGTTCTCCACAACCAAGGGATTGTGTTTCTTTTGAAAGAGACAAAGGCCCCAAAACCAGTTTTTTTCACAAAAGACATTGATACCTTCAAAGATTTTTTAAAACAAGCCGCTTTAGTTTAA
- the gabT gene encoding 4-aminobutyrate--2-oxoglutarate transaminase → MTGNQKQTNQTLWERRLANVPRGVTTAYPVFAEKAKNAEIWDIEGKRFIDFGGGIGVQNTGHCHPKVLAAIHKQVDQVLHTAFQIMPYEPYIVLAEKLNAKAPIDGGAKTILFSSGAEALENAVKIARAATGRPGIISFLGGFHGRTMMALALTGKVVPYKKGFGPFASDVYHIPFPMEYHGVTEDDSIKALNNLFKADIDPSRVAAIAIEPVQGEGGFYIASPSFLKKLRTICDEHGILLIADEVQSGFARTGKLFAIEHSGIKPDLITTAKSLAAGMPLSAVIGKTSIMDAVEPGGLGGTYAGNPVACAAGIAVMDLIEEEGILEKSVKLGELLIAELNEIKKSYPHIGEIRGLGGMVAFELVKDGDANKPSADLAKKLTTKALEHGLVLLSCGVYGNVIRILVPITAEESIVKEGLSIITKTLKEI, encoded by the coding sequence ATGACGGGCAATCAAAAACAAACAAACCAAACTTTATGGGAAAGAAGACTCGCAAACGTTCCCAGGGGAGTCACAACCGCTTATCCAGTGTTTGCTGAAAAAGCGAAAAATGCAGAAATTTGGGACATCGAAGGAAAACGGTTTATTGATTTTGGTGGTGGGATTGGAGTCCAAAACACGGGACATTGCCATCCAAAAGTACTCGCTGCCATCCACAAACAAGTGGACCAAGTTTTGCACACTGCCTTCCAAATTATGCCTTATGAGCCATATATCGTTCTTGCAGAAAAACTAAACGCGAAAGCACCGATTGATGGTGGAGCCAAAACCATCCTATTTTCTTCTGGGGCAGAAGCTTTAGAAAACGCGGTCAAAATTGCAAGGGCAGCTACAGGGAGACCAGGGATCATCAGTTTTCTGGGTGGATTTCATGGACGAACCATGATGGCGCTTGCCCTTACTGGGAAAGTGGTTCCTTACAAAAAAGGATTTGGTCCCTTCGCAAGCGATGTATATCACATTCCATTTCCTATGGAATACCATGGAGTGACAGAAGACGATTCGATCAAAGCACTCAACAATCTCTTCAAAGCAGACATCGATCCTTCTCGAGTGGCAGCAATTGCCATCGAACCCGTGCAAGGTGAAGGTGGATTCTATATTGCTTCTCCTAGTTTCCTTAAAAAACTAAGAACCATTTGTGATGAACATGGAATCCTTCTCATTGCGGATGAAGTACAATCTGGATTTGCAAGAACAGGAAAACTTTTTGCAATCGAACATTCAGGAATCAAACCAGATCTCATTACCACAGCCAAGTCACTTGCAGCAGGGATGCCGCTTTCTGCAGTGATTGGAAAAACTTCCATTATGGACGCAGTCGAACCAGGGGGACTTGGCGGAACTTATGCAGGAAATCCGGTGGCTTGTGCTGCGGGGATAGCGGTGATGGATCTCATCGAAGAAGAAGGGATTTTAGAGAAGTCAGTAAAACTTGGGGAACTGTTGATTGCGGAACTAAATGAAATCAAAAAATCATACCCCCATATCGGCGAAATACGTGGATTAGGTGGAATGGTTGCATTTGAACTCGTAAAAGATGGAGATGCAAACAAACCTTCTGCTGATCTCGCAAAAAAACTCACAACAAAAGCCTTGGAACATGGACTTGTCCTCCTCTCTTGCGGTGTGTATGGAAACGTGATCAGGATTCTAGTTCCCATCACGGCAGAAGAATCCATTGTCAAAGAAGGTCTTTCTATCATAACAAAAACACTAAAGGAAATATAA
- a CDS encoding gamma-aminobutyraldehyde dehydrogenase — protein sequence MNEYKLWIDGKWVNTNGGKLMDIENPATGEKIAQVIDASAADVDNAAKAAHRAFYDGRWSGITPSERSKAIWKLADLLEAKTEEFAKQESLNAGKPYKNLSLAGDIPFAVDNIRFFATAARDVQGSRANEYQPGYTSILRREPVGVVGQIAPWNYPLLMAVWKFGPALAAGCTVILKPAPGTPITTLMLAELTKEAGIPDGVINIVTGGNAAGQAIVDHPLVRMVSLTGSTGTGKNIMKSASDSLKRVHLELGGKAPLLVFDDVDINLFAAKAAFGATCNSGQDCTAATRILVPKALEKKITEAVVDAMKAVNVGDPFKDQTEMGPLISAIHRERVLGFMDRAKKQGAKILTGGEIPKGFEKGYFFAPTVITNVEQNFDVVQNEIFGPVLTIQSYENEEEGIRLANDVNYGLASSIWTKDIARAMRVAKRFEFGTVWVNDHLPLASETPHGGFKQSGFGKDLSAESVGDYLITKHVMVGGV from the coding sequence ATGAATGAATATAAACTTTGGATTGATGGTAAGTGGGTAAATACAAACGGCGGGAAACTTATGGACATCGAAAATCCTGCCACTGGAGAAAAGATTGCACAAGTGATTGATGCCAGTGCCGCTGATGTAGACAATGCAGCAAAAGCAGCTCACAGGGCTTTTTATGATGGCAGATGGTCGGGAATCACTCCAAGCGAACGTTCTAAAGCCATTTGGAAATTAGCAGATCTTTTAGAAGCAAAAACAGAAGAGTTTGCCAAACAAGAATCGCTCAATGCTGGAAAACCTTATAAAAATTTAAGTTTAGCTGGTGACATTCCTTTTGCTGTGGACAACATTCGATTTTTTGCTACCGCAGCTCGTGACGTACAGGGAAGCCGTGCAAACGAATACCAACCAGGATATACTTCCATCTTACGTAGAGAACCAGTGGGTGTGGTTGGTCAAATTGCCCCTTGGAACTATCCTTTACTTATGGCTGTTTGGAAATTTGGACCAGCACTCGCAGCAGGTTGTACTGTCATTTTAAAACCGGCACCAGGAACTCCAATCACAACACTTATGTTAGCTGAACTAACAAAAGAAGCAGGAATTCCTGATGGAGTGATCAATATTGTGACTGGTGGCAATGCCGCAGGTCAGGCCATTGTGGACCATCCACTCGTACGTATGGTTTCTCTAACCGGATCTACCGGAACGGGAAAAAATATTATGAAATCCGCATCGGATTCCTTAAAACGAGTGCATTTAGAACTCGGAGGGAAAGCTCCCCTTCTCGTTTTTGATGATGTAGACATCAATCTTTTTGCCGCAAAAGCAGCGTTTGGTGCCACATGTAACTCTGGCCAAGATTGTACGGCTGCCACAAGGATTCTGGTTCCCAAAGCCCTCGAGAAAAAAATCACCGAGGCCGTTGTTGATGCCATGAAAGCAGTCAATGTGGGTGATCCATTCAAGGACCAAACAGAAATGGGTCCTCTGATTTCTGCCATCCACCGTGAACGAGTTTTAGGATTTATGGATCGTGCTAAAAAACAAGGAGCTAAAATTCTCACTGGTGGAGAAATTCCGAAAGGGTTTGAAAAAGGATATTTCTTTGCACCCACGGTGATCACCAATGTCGAACAAAACTTTGATGTAGTTCAAAATGAAATTTTTGGCCCAGTTCTCACCATCCAATCCTATGAGAACGAGGAAGAAGGAATAAGATTAGCAAATGATGTAAATTATGGCCTTGCTTCATCGATTTGGACAAAGGATATAGCGCGCGCTATGCGAGTTGCCAAAAGGTTTGAGTTTGGAACCGTTTGGGTGAACGACCATTTGCCATTGGCTTCTGAAACACCGCATGGAGGATTCAAACAGTCCGGATTTGGAAAAGATTTGTCAGCCGAATCTGTAGGCGATTATCTAATCACCAAACATGTAATGGTGGGAGGAGTTTAA